A window from Nocardioides mesophilus encodes these proteins:
- a CDS encoding thermonuclease family protein, whose protein sequence is MVDAASVRRRGSVTLCLVVALAWGGCTFGSGSADHGDGGADGHADGRLHRVVRVVDGDTVHVDWRGEDTTVRIIGIDTPESVSPSTPDECWGSRATRAAEGLLEGRRVAVVLDPSQGRRDVYGRLLAYLDIEGGQDFGEAMIRAGDAVEYTYDDPYARQAGYRSAERAARAADRGLWGACGGPDRPLKGP, encoded by the coding sequence GTGGTCGACGCAGCATCCGTGCGTCGTCGGGGCAGCGTCACCTTGTGCCTCGTCGTCGCCCTGGCCTGGGGCGGCTGCACCTTCGGTTCCGGCTCGGCCGACCACGGCGACGGCGGTGCGGACGGGCACGCCGACGGCCGGCTGCACCGGGTCGTCCGCGTGGTCGACGGCGACACGGTGCACGTCGACTGGCGGGGCGAGGACACCACGGTGCGGATCATCGGCATCGACACCCCCGAGTCGGTGAGCCCGAGCACCCCGGACGAGTGCTGGGGCTCGCGCGCCACCCGGGCCGCCGAGGGGCTGCTGGAGGGGCGCCGGGTGGCGGTGGTGCTGGATCCTTCGCAGGGGCGGCGCGACGTCTACGGCCGGCTGCTGGCGTACCTCGACATCGAGGGTGGGCAGGACTTCGGCGAGGCGATGATCCGGGCCGGCGACGCGGTGGAGTACACCTACGACGACCCCTACGCGCGCCAGGCGGGCTACCGGTCCGCCGAGCGTGCCGCCCGAGCGGCCGACCGTGGGCTGTGGGGCGCCTGCGGCGGACCGGATCGGCCGCTCAAGGGCCCGTGA
- a CDS encoding NAD(P)-dependent oxidoreductase, whose product MTTPTVALLGTGAMGAGMARNIAAAGIPLRVWNRSTDRARPLAESGAKVCDSVAEAVDGADVVITMLWDADSVEQTLREAAGSFAAGAVLLQTTTVGVDGAAQLDKVAAELGLVHLDAPVLGTKGPAEQGNLVVLASGPEDARDRVDAVLEAIGSRTLWVGGAGAGSRLKLAANAFVLSLTGAVAQSLALTRALGLDPQLFLDALAGGPLDAPYVRIKGGAMLAEQYAPAFGIEGGVKDADLILEAARGNDLDPVVLQAVRDQLVRVLEAGHTDEDIAAVYRDYTG is encoded by the coding sequence ATGACCACTCCGACCGTCGCCCTGCTCGGCACCGGCGCCATGGGCGCCGGCATGGCCCGCAACATCGCCGCCGCCGGCATCCCGCTGAGAGTCTGGAACCGCAGCACCGACAGGGCCCGTCCGCTCGCGGAGTCGGGCGCGAAGGTCTGCGACTCCGTTGCCGAGGCCGTCGACGGCGCCGACGTCGTGATCACCATGCTGTGGGACGCCGACTCCGTCGAGCAGACCCTGCGGGAGGCGGCCGGCAGCTTCGCGGCCGGGGCGGTGCTGCTGCAGACCACCACGGTCGGCGTCGACGGAGCGGCGCAGCTGGACAAGGTGGCCGCCGAGCTCGGCCTGGTCCACCTCGACGCCCCGGTTCTCGGCACCAAGGGCCCCGCCGAGCAGGGGAACCTGGTCGTGCTCGCCTCGGGACCCGAGGACGCCCGCGACCGGGTCGACGCGGTGCTCGAGGCCATCGGCTCCCGCACCCTCTGGGTCGGCGGGGCCGGCGCCGGCTCCCGGCTCAAGCTCGCCGCCAACGCCTTCGTGCTCAGCCTCACCGGCGCCGTGGCCCAGTCGCTGGCGCTCACCCGGGCGCTCGGCCTCGACCCGCAGCTGTTCCTCGACGCGCTCGCCGGCGGGCCCCTGGACGCGCCGTACGTCCGGATCAAGGGCGGCGCGATGCTCGCGGAGCAGTACGCCCCCGCGTTCGGGATCGAGGGCGGCGTGAAGGACGCCGACCTGATCCTGGAGGCCGCCCGCGGCAACGACCTCGACCCGGTGGTCCTGCAGGCCGTGCGCGACCAGCTCGTCCGGGTGCTCGAGGCCGGTCACACCGACGAGGACATCGCCGCGGTCTACCGCGACTACACCGGCTGA